In the Sandaracinus amylolyticus genome, CGCCGACTGCTGCCCCGACATGGGGCTCACCTGCATCAACCGCGTCTGCGTCGCGGGCCCGGGCTGATCACCGACCCCGCAGCGAGACGAGATAGACGTCGCTGTAGCCGAGCGTCGGCTGATCGAGGCCGGCGACGCCGAGCGAGTTGGCGTGGAACGCGACGACCACGTCGCGTCCCCGCGCCTCCGCCGAGGCCGCCGCGACCGCGTCCGAGTCGACCAGCGACTCGATCCATCGCGGCGCCCCGTCGCGCGTCACCGAGGCGAGCAGCGTGAGCCGGTTGCGCTCGGCCGCGAAGTCCTGGCCGAGCACGGTGATGGTGCTGCCGCTGCCCCCGACGGCGAACGTGACGTTCCCCTCGTCGTCGATCACCGGGGACCCTGCCGATGCGCGGTTCGACGCGGTCGCGGCGAGCACGACCCACCGCCCCGTGCCGTCCGTGCCGAACGACGCGACGTAGGCCGAGCCGAACGACGTCGCCTCGATCGTGCGGCCCGCGACCGTGAGCGATCCCGAGAACTCGCCGGTCACGATCATCGTGTCGCCACCGAGCGCGAGGCCCGTCGGGTTGGGCACGCCGAGCGGCACCAGCGCGCCCGCAGCACCGTCGTTCCCGACGCGCGCGAGGACGGTGCCCGGTGCCGCTGCGAACGTGCTCGTCCCGAACGTGATCGGACCGCCGACGCTCCCCAGCGCGAAGATGGAATCGGTCGTCGTCACGACGCGCGCGACGCTCGCACCTCCGCTCGTGGGCGCGATCACGAGCACCGTGCGAATCAGATCGTTCGCCTGCACGAGCGCGACGTATCCCGCCGACCCCGACGAGGTGAACGTCCTCGTCCCGATCGTCGCGCTCGTCACGAACGTGCCCGCGAGCACCACGTCGCCGGTCGCCGCGACCGCGATGTCGCTCGGGCTCGTCCCCCGGATCTCGTGGATCCACCGACGCGCTCCGAGGCCCGAGTAGCTCGCGAGGAACCCGCGACGCATCGAGGTCGTCAGGGTCGTCCCTGCGAACTCGAGCGTGCCGTCGTAGTCGCCCACGACGTACACGTTCCCCGCGCCATCGATCGTCACGAGCCGCGCGTTCGCCCCGCGCGATGCGCGGATCGTGTCGGCCCAGCGCGGCGCGCCTCCCGTGCCCGCGACGCCGACGAACGCGCTCGGCTGGCCCGCCGAGCCCGTCATCGCGATCGTGCCGAACGACCCGCTCGCGCCGAGCGTCCCGACCAGCGCGGTGGAGTCGTTCTCCACGTCGGGGTGGCGCGCGAGGTCCCCGATGAACTCGGCGCCGGTCGATCCCGCCTGCACGAACCACTCGCCGAGAGGCAGCGCGACGCACGACGACGCGCGGCACGTCTCGTCGACGTCGCACGCTTGATCGCACGCACCGCAGTGCGCGACCGACTCGCGGAGATCGACCTCGCACCCGTTGTCGAGCTCGCCGTCGCAGTCGCGGAGATCGGGCTCGCACGAAGCGACCTCGCAGCGAGCCGCGCGGCACATCGTGGTGAGCGCGCCGGCCGGGAGCTCACCGCAGTCGATCTCGCCTTCGTCGGTCCGATCGTCGCAGTCGTCGTCGGATCCGTTGCACAGCTCGGCGCCCGGGACGCACGGTGTGCCGCCGTCCGGCACCGCGGCGTCGCTCTGGTCGGGCGGAGCGCAGGTCCCGCCATCTCGAAGGACGAGCCCGTCGGGGCACACACAACGGCCTTCGTCGCGATCGTACTCGAGCTCCCCGCACTCGTAGCCCGGGTCGCAGCCCGACGTGACGAGGAGGAGCGCCGCGACGAGGCCTGGGCAGTGGTGACGTCGTGTCATGGGGGCGTCTCGGCCCGAACCATACGGCCGTTGCGCCCTCGCGAGAACGACGGGCACGCACACCACGCGCGCCCGTCGTTCACCACATCACTGACAGCGACCGCCGACGCAGACCAGGCTGCCCTCGCAGTCCCAGCTCGACGCGCAGCTCTGTCCCGCGCTGCGATCGACGCATCGATTCCCGCTGCACGTCATCTCACCGCAGCAGTCGTCGGCGGTGCGGCAATACCCGCCTTCCCAACCGACGCAGCAGCTGCGCGAGGTCGCGCCGAAGGTCTGCGGCAAGCACGACAGGCCGCCGCAGCACTGCGCGCCGCTCGTGCACGTCCTGCCCTCGATCCCGCACGACGACGGATTGCGGCACGTGTTCGCGACGCAGCGCAGCCCGCTGCAGCACTGCGCATCGCTGCCGCACGGAGAGCCTCCGCCGCTGCACATCGGTCCCGCGTCCTGCATGCAGACGCCGTTGCCGAAGCGCTCGTCGGTGCACGCGCTCGCCTCCGAGCACGCCCACGCGCCGTTCGCGCATCGATACCAGCCGCAGCGGCTCGTGCCGCAGCCCGAGTAGCTCACCTGCACGCAGTCGCCGTGATCGACGTTGCGCCCGAGCGTCGTCGAGCGACATCCCATGCCCGTCGTGCCGCACGCCGCGTTCGCGTGACGCGCCGCGGTGCACGTCGTCGGCTCGGCGCAGGTCCACGCGCCCGCGCTGCACATGTACCAGCCGCACCCGGCGGCGTTGCACTCGTGGCGCTCGGGCCCGACCTGCACGCACTCGCCGTGGCGCACGTTGCGCCCGAGGATCGTGCTGCGGCAGCCGGGCGGGCCGGCGTCGCGCCCCGCATCGCGTCCCGCGTCGCGCCCCGCATCGCGTCCCGCGTCCCGACCCGCATCGCGTCCCGCGTCCATCGGCACGCCCGCGTCCATCGCCGCCGGCATGCACGAGTCCGTGCCGTTCAGGAGCCGCCGGTACGCCTCCACGAGCGACATGTACGTGGGCACGTAGACGCGCCCGACGCCGTCGACCTGCTGGCGGATGTTGAAGTGCAGATGGATCGAGGTCGCGGAGTCGCCGAACTCGTCGGACACGCGGCCGAGCTCGTCGCCGCAGTCGACGCGATCGCCCACCGCGACCGCGACGTTGTCCATGTGGAGGTAGTCGTATCGCGTGCCGTCGGCCGCGGTGAGATAGACGCTGTAGGTGCCGATCTGCGTGATGCGCCCCGCGACGACCGCGACCGCCGGATGCGTCCCGCGCCGGCACGTCGAGGGGCGGATGTCCTGCCCCTGATGGCCTTGCCCCGCCGGGCAGAGCGGCATGTCCCAGGTGCGCCGCTCGCAGTAGTTGTCGTGCCACGGGTACGCGTAGTTCGCGTCGTCGCAGGTGCTCCCCGCGGCGCCGTGCAGACCTCCGACGCCCCACACCTGCGAGTTCGCGTACGCCGGGCTGTTCTGGATCGGGAAGCGGATCCCCGGCGCCCACACCGTGTCGTCCATCCGGCCCATGCCTGCGCCCTCGAGCTGACCCGAGGGCTCGAAGGTGAACTGCGCGGCGGCCGCGCCCGGCATCGCCGCGCACAGCGCGATCGCGACGATCGCGCGCCTCATCGGGAGCGCTCCTCGTGCGCCGGGACCAGCCCGCTCGCGAGCTCGCTCAGGAACGCGCTCTCCGTGCAGCGGGTGTCGGACGACGGGCGCGAGCACTCGATCTCGATCGAGTACGCGACGTCGCCCTCCATCCACGCGAGGCTGCGGATCCCCTCGTTGATCGTCTCGCGCGCGGGCTGACCGCGCACCGACGCGCGCGGGGCCGGCAGACCCTGCAGCTCCTCGGGCGAGAGCTGCGCGTGCCCGCGGTTCGATCCCTCGAGCGCGATCGCGATCTCTTCGTCGCGATACGAGATCGCGCACCAGCGCTCGCCCGCCATCACGGTGCTGCGCGCCGCGTAGGCCGCCGGAAGCACGAGCATCGGGAGCGGCGAGCGCGCGAGCTCCTCGCGCGATCCCGCGGGCAGCGTGGCCACCGCGGGATCGTCGGAGAGCGTGCGCTCCGGCGTCGTGGGTGTCGGTGTCGGCGCCGGTTCGGGCGGCGGCTCGGTGGGGCCGGAAGGCGAGTGCGACGTCGCGCACGCGGCGAGCGCGAGCGCGGTGCAGCCGACGAGTGCGGATCGGACCAGGTTCATGGCTCCTCCTTCGCGATGCGCGCGAGTCACATGCAGGTCAGTCGCGGCGAGCCCGCCAGCGAGGCCGCGATGCAGTACGGGCTCGCGCCGTCGCTCGAGCAGCACTGCAGATCGCCGGGGCAGGGCTGCTCGGGGCCGCACGGCGTGCTGCACACCAGCCGACGCTGACCGGCGGCGAAGAGACCGAGGCAGAGCGGCGCCGCGGCCGCGCAGTCCGCGTTGCACGCGCAGTCTCCGCCGATCGCGACGTCGCCGTTGCCGACGCATCCGCTCCCGGGCGGCGCGCAGCTCGGCGGCGAGAGCAGCAGCTCGTGCCGGCACTCGTCGGCACCGCAATTCTCGTCGATCGCGCACGGACGCGCGCACGACTCACCGATGCACGCGAGGTCGCCCTCGCAGTCCGCATCGCACGTGCACTCCGCGTCCTCCGCGCCGGGCTCTCCGCCGAGGCACTCGCGGCACGTGGGAGGCGTGCCGTCGCACGACGAGCCCTCGGGGCATCCCGCGCTCGCGCAGTCGACCTCGCACACGCCGTCCTCGCAGGCGCCGCCGCTGCCGCAGTCGGCGCTGCATCCACACGCGCCGCCGGGCGCGACCGTCCCCGCGATCTCCGCCGCGCAGCGGATGCACACCTCGTCGTGGCACTCGCTGCCGTTCGGGCACGCACCGCCCTCGCCGCACGCCGACGCGCACACGCCGGGCGCGTACGCCGGCGCCGCGAGCTCCACGCAGCTCGGTGCGTCCGCGGCGCACTCCTCGTCGAGCTCGCACTGCTCGCCGAAGCCGGTGCGTCCCGCCGCCGAGTCGACGTTCCCGCCGTCGCGTGTGCCCGCGTCGAAGGGCCCGCTCGCGTCGGCAGGCGCGTCGTCCGAGCCGCACGCGCCGAGCAGCGCCAGCGCGACCGGAGCGAGCAGAAGAAGCCGACGTGGCGCGCACCGGTGCGCGCCGCCCGAGCAGCGATCGATCATTCGAGGACCTTCTCCGGCTTGGGGATCGAGCCCGCGCGAACGAGCTCGTGCCGCCTGGCGCGACGCGCAGCCATCACCCCCGGCTGCGCGCTCGCGTCATCACATCGGCGACGCTCGCCGTGGGTCTAGGGGGCGCTCGGCCCGCGCGCAACGAACTGCTGCGATGCCGGAATCGTGAACCGCGAAGCCCTGCGTCGCGCGCCGACGCGGATCAGCCGCGGCCCGCGACGCCTGCGAGCTCGCCGAACGTCGGCGCAGCCATGCCCGCCGCGCCGAGCTCTTCGATCGTCCTCTGCGCGCGCACCGCGACCGCGATGGGCCCCAGTCCCTCCGCCGCGTGCGGCCCGATCGCGCTCACGCCGAGCACGACGCGCGTCTCGGGATCGCACGCCACACGCAACATGCCGCGCGCTACGCGCGGATCGACGAGGCGGGCTTCGCGGTCTCGGACGGAAGGAAGGAGACGCAGCTCGCGCGGACGCGATCACCCATCCCGACCGACTCCAAACTCGGTCTCGATGGGTCCGACCCATCCCGATCGCCGTGAATCTCGATCTCGATGGGTCCGACCCATCCCCGATCGCCGTGAATCTCGATCTCGATGGGTCCGACCCATCCCCGATCGCCGTGAATCTCGATCTCGATGGGTCCGACCCATCCCTCATCGCCGTGAATCTCGATCTCGATGGGTCCGACCCATCCCTCATCGCCGTGAATCTCGATCTCGATGGGTCCGACCCATCCCTCATCGCCGTGAATCTCGATCTCGATGGGTCCGACCCATCCCTCATCGCCGTGAATCTCGATCTCGATGGGTCCCACCCATCCCGCGCCGACATCCCGTGAGGGCGAAGCGCTTGGTGATGAGCTCGAGGCGCTCCCATCCACGGCGGCACCCGAGCTCGGCCGCCGTCAGCTCCGCCCGCCGATCCCCGCGAGCTCGCCGAACGTCGGCGCAGCCATGCCCGCCGCGCCGAGCTCTTCGATCGTCGTCTGCGCGCGCACCGCGACCGCGATCGGCCCCAGCACCTCCGCCGCGTGCGGTCCGATCGCGCTCGCGCCGAGCACCACGCGCGTCTCGGGATCGCACACCACGCGCAGCATCCCGCGCGCGTGGCGATCGACGCCCACGCCGTGCAGCGCGCCCTTCACGCTCTCGTCGAACGAGACCGTGCGCACGTCGACGTCACGCCTCGCGAAGCGCGCGCGCTGCGGCGAGAGCCCGACGATCGCGAGCTCGGGCTCGCAGTAGACGGTCTCGACCCAGCCGTTCGCGATCACGCGCGGCGCATCGAGCCCTGCCGCGCGACGCCCCGCGATCCAGCCCTCGACGTGCGCCTTGCTCGCGACGAACGCGCCGCCCGCCGCATCGCCGCACGCGATCACGCTCGGCACCTTCGTCGAGCGCAGGGTGTCGTCGACCACCACCGCGCCGTTGCGCGTGTCGATCTCCACGCCGATCGCGTCGAGCCCGAGCCGCGCGGTGTCGGCCCGACGTCCCACCGCGACGAACGCGCGCTCGGCCGAGTAGGTGCGCCCACCGTCGAGCGTCGCGGTCACGCTCTCGCCGCTGCGCACGACCTTGGTCACGCGCTTGCCGTGCACGAGCTTCACGCCGCGCTCCATCAGCACGTCGCCGAGCGAGTCGGCGAGCTCGCGATCGAAGCCCGGCAGCAATCCGAGCTCGTCGACGATCCACGTCACCTCGACGCCCAGCTCGCGGAACGCATAGGTCGCTTCGGCGCCCGTCGCGCCACCGCCGATCACCAGCATCGTGCGCGGCAGATCGCGCAGCGTGCGCAGGTGCCGCGGCGCGAGGATGCGCTCGCCGTCGGGCCGCCCTCCGCCGGCCGCCGCAGCGTCCCCGAAGAACCCGGTCGGGAACCACGGCACCGAGCCCGTCGCGATCACCGCCGCGTCGAAGCGCTCGCGCCGCGCGCTCTTGCCCTCGCGCGCGATCTCGATCGCGTCGGGCGCGACGAAGCGCGCGATCCCGCGCGCGGTCTCCACACCGGCGTCCTCGAGCCGCTTCGCGAGCCGCGCGCCCTCGAGCTCCGCGACGCGACCCATCTCCGCGATCACGTGCGCGAGATCGTCCGCGTCGATGCGCCCCGAGACCTTGCGCACCCGACGCTCGCCGACGAGGTGGAGCAGCACCTTCGAGGGCACGAGCGACGCGTGGGTCGAGCGCCCGCCGATCGCTTCCTCCGCGACCAACGTGACGCCCGCGCCGTGTCGCGCCGCTTCCACCGCGGCCGACACCGCCGCAGGTCCCCCACCGATCACCACCACCGCGCGCGTGTCGCTCATCGTCGCTCCATCCACCGAGCCGCAGCACTGGTGCCGACGCGGAATCGCGGCAACCCGCCAGGTGTCGATCGGGGCACCCGTCGCGCGCCCTTCTGTGTCACGATTTCGGGCGCTGGGGGCCACGAAGCCGTCGTGTTCGTCGATCGCGAGCGCATCACCTTGTCCGCGGCGGCGATGCGATTCGTCCTCGCGGTGTTCTCGCTCGTCGGTCTCCCGAGCGCGCTGCCCTCGATGTCGGCGCACCTCTCGGTGTTCGTCGCCTACATGCTCGCGGCCTGCCTCTTCCAGTGGATGATCTGGAAGAAGATCGGCGGGCTCGCCCGCGCGATGATCTCGGGCCTCGTCGACGTCGCGATGATCACCTTCATCGTGCACCGCGTGGGCAGCGGCTCGACCATGATGGTCGCGCTCTACTTCTTCGCGGGCATGATGAACACGCTCGTCGTGGGGCGGCGCGAGGGGCTCGTGCTCGCGGCGATCGGCGCGCTCGCGTACGACGCCCTGCTCGTCGCGGAGAGCGCGGGCTGGCTGCCCTACGCGCCCGACGGTCCCTCGTGGATCGCATCGGCGCCCGATCCGATCGAGGCCGTCGGCTCGGGCCTGATGATGACGGTCATGTCGCTCTCGCTCACCGCGCTGGTCGGCGCGCTCGTGCACCAGAACGCGCGGCGCGAGCAGGAGCTGATCGCGGCGAACAAGAAGCTCCAGGAGCTCAGCCTGCGCGACCCGCTCACGCAGCTCTACAACCGCCGCTACCTGATGGAGCGCATCGAGGCGGAGCTCGCGCGGGTGCGCCGCGGGAAGTCGCTCGCGGTGATCATGGTCGACCTCGATCGCTTCAAGCGCGTGAACGACGACACCGGCCACCAGCGCGGCGACGTGCTGCTCCAGGAGCTGGCGCGTGGCCTCGCGCGCTCGGTGCGCGAGACCGACGTCGTCGGGCGCTACGGCGGCGACGAGTTCGTGGTGATCCTGCCCGACACCGACGAGGCGCAGGGCACGAACGTCGCGAACCGCGTGGTCGAGGGGATCCGCGAGGTGGGCACCACCTTCGATCCCGATCGCCCGGTCACCGCGAGCGTCGGCCTGGCGCAGGCGCGCCCGAACGAAGACGCGCGCGCGCTGCTGCAGCGCGCCGATCG is a window encoding:
- a CDS encoding M23 family metallopeptidase, which gives rise to MRRAIVAIALCAAMPGAAAAQFTFEPSGQLEGAGMGRMDDTVWAPGIRFPIQNSPAYANSQVWGVGGLHGAAGSTCDDANYAYPWHDNYCERRTWDMPLCPAGQGHQGQDIRPSTCRRGTHPAVAVVAGRITQIGTYSVYLTAADGTRYDYLHMDNVAVAVGDRVDCGDELGRVSDEFGDSATSIHLHFNIRQQVDGVGRVYVPTYMSLVEAYRRLLNGTDSCMPAAMDAGVPMDAGRDAGRDAGRDAGRDAGRDAGRDAGPPGCRSTILGRNVRHGECVQVGPERHECNAAGCGWYMCSAGAWTCAEPTTCTAARHANAACGTTGMGCRSTTLGRNVDHGDCVQVSYSGCGTSRCGWYRCANGAWACSEASACTDERFGNGVCMQDAGPMCSGGGSPCGSDAQCCSGLRCVANTCRNPSSCGIEGRTCTSGAQCCGGLSCLPQTFGATSRSCCVGWEGGYCRTADDCCGEMTCSGNRCVDRSAGQSCASSWDCEGSLVCVGGRCQ
- a CDS encoding trypsin inhibitor-like cysteine-rich domain-containing protein — its product is MTRRHHCPGLVAALLLVTSGCDPGYECGELEYDRDEGRCVCPDGLVLRDGGTCAPPDQSDAAVPDGGTPCVPGAELCNGSDDDCDDRTDEGEIDCGELPAGALTTMCRAARCEVASCEPDLRDCDGELDNGCEVDLRESVAHCGACDQACDVDETCRASSCVALPLGEWFVQAGSTGAEFIGDLARHPDVENDSTALVGTLGASGSFGTIAMTGSAGQPSAFVGVAGTGGAPRWADTIRASRGANARLVTIDGAGNVYVVGDYDGTLEFAGTTLTTSMRRGFLASYSGLGARRWIHEIRGTSPSDIAVAATGDVVLAGTFVTSATIGTRTFTSSGSAGYVALVQANDLIRTVLVIAPTSGGASVARVVTTTDSIFALGSVGGPITFGTSTFAAAPGTVLARVGNDGAAGALVPLGVPNPTGLALGGDTMIVTGEFSGSLTVAGRTIEATSFGSAYVASFGTDGTGRWVVLAATASNRASAGSPVIDDEGNVTFAVGGSGSTITVLGQDFAAERNRLTLLASVTRDGAPRWIESLVDSDAVAAASAEARGRDVVVAFHANSLGVAGLDQPTLGYSDVYLVSLRGR
- a CDS encoding GGDEF domain-containing protein, coding for MRFVLAVFSLVGLPSALPSMSAHLSVFVAYMLAACLFQWMIWKKIGGLARAMISGLVDVAMITFIVHRVGSGSTMMVALYFFAGMMNTLVVGRREGLVLAAIGALAYDALLVAESAGWLPYAPDGPSWIASAPDPIEAVGSGLMMTVMSLSLTALVGALVHQNARREQELIAANKKLQELSLRDPLTQLYNRRYLMERIEAELARVRRGKSLAVIMVDLDRFKRVNDDTGHQRGDVLLQELARGLARSVRETDVVGRYGGDEFVVILPDTDEAQGTNVANRVVEGIREVGTTFDPDRPVTASVGLAQARPNEDARALLQRADRASYDAKGRGGDRVARDSQAPATTEPVLEQHAP
- a CDS encoding FAD-dependent oxidoreductase, whose amino-acid sequence is MSDTRAVVVIGGGPAAVSAAVEAARHGAGVTLVAEEAIGGRSTHASLVPSKVLLHLVGERRVRKVSGRIDADDLAHVIAEMGRVAELEGARLAKRLEDAGVETARGIARFVAPDAIEIAREGKSARRERFDAAVIATGSVPWFPTGFFGDAAAAGGGRPDGERILAPRHLRTLRDLPRTMLVIGGGATGAEATYAFRELGVEVTWIVDELGLLPGFDRELADSLGDVLMERGVKLVHGKRVTKVVRSGESVTATLDGGRTYSAERAFVAVGRRADTARLGLDAIGVEIDTRNGAVVVDDTLRSTKVPSVIACGDAAGGAFVASKAHVEGWIAGRRAAGLDAPRVIANGWVETVYCEPELAIVGLSPQRARFARRDVDVRTVSFDESVKGALHGVGVDRHARGMLRVVCDPETRVVLGASAIGPHAAEVLGPIAVAVRAQTTIEELGAAGMAAPTFGELAGIGGRS